The Gouania willdenowi chromosome 3, fGouWil2.1, whole genome shotgun sequence genome includes a region encoding these proteins:
- the rpl12 gene encoding large ribosomal subunit protein uL11 isoform X2: protein MRCTGGEVGATSALAPKIGPLGLSPKKVGDDIAKATGDWKGLRITVKLTIQNRQAAIEVVPSASALIIKALKEPPRDRKKVKNIKHSGSVTFDEIVGVARVMRPRSIARELSGTIKEILGTAQSVGCTIDGRPPHDVIDDINSGKVECPTE from the exons ATGAGGTGCACAGGAGGAGAGGTCGGTGCCACGTCAGCTCTGGCCCCCAAAATTGGACCTCTGGGTCTG tcTCCAAAGAAGGTTGGTGATGACATCGCCAAGGCAACTGGAGACTGGAAGGGCCTGAGGATCACTGTGAAGCTGACCATCCAGAACAGACAGGCAGCG ATCGAGGTTGTTCCCTCTGCATCTGCTTTGATCATCAAAGCCCTGAAGGAGCCTCCTCGTGACCGCAAGAAGGTCAAGAACA TTAAGCACAGCGGCAGCGTGACCTTCGACGAGATCGTGGGCGTAGCTCGTGTTATGAGGCCTCGCTCCATCGCCAGAGAGCTCTCTG GAACCATTAAGGAGATCCTGGGAACCGCCCAGTCTGTGGGCTGCACCATTGATGGTCGCCCTCCTCatgatgtcattgatgacaTCAACAGTGGAAAAGTGGAGTGCCCAACTGAATAA
- the rpl12 gene encoding large ribosomal subunit protein uL11 isoform X1, protein MPPKFDPNEIKIVYMRCTGGEVGATSALAPKIGPLGLSPKKVGDDIAKATGDWKGLRITVKLTIQNRQAAIEVVPSASALIIKALKEPPRDRKKVKNIKHSGSVTFDEIVGVARVMRPRSIARELSGTIKEILGTAQSVGCTIDGRPPHDVIDDINSGKVECPTE, encoded by the exons ATGCCTCCCAAATTCGACCCCAACGAGATTAAAATCG TGTACATGAGGTGCACAGGAGGAGAGGTCGGTGCCACGTCAGCTCTGGCCCCCAAAATTGGACCTCTGGGTCTG tcTCCAAAGAAGGTTGGTGATGACATCGCCAAGGCAACTGGAGACTGGAAGGGCCTGAGGATCACTGTGAAGCTGACCATCCAGAACAGACAGGCAGCG ATCGAGGTTGTTCCCTCTGCATCTGCTTTGATCATCAAAGCCCTGAAGGAGCCTCCTCGTGACCGCAAGAAGGTCAAGAACA TTAAGCACAGCGGCAGCGTGACCTTCGACGAGATCGTGGGCGTAGCTCGTGTTATGAGGCCTCGCTCCATCGCCAGAGAGCTCTCTG GAACCATTAAGGAGATCCTGGGAACCGCCCAGTCTGTGGGCTGCACCATTGATGGTCGCCCTCCTCatgatgtcattgatgacaTCAACAGTGGAAAAGTGGAGTGCCCAACTGAATAA